GTGGCATCTGCTTGCGGATCTGGCGGGCACCCTGCCAATCGATATCGAGGAATACATCGATACCCTTGTTCAGCTGCTGTTCGATCCATGGGCGAGATGTGCCGTAGTAGTTGCCGAAAACTTCAGCGTGCTCAAGGAATGCCCCTTGCTCTACTAGCTCTTGGAACTCTTCTACGCTAACGAAATTGTAATGAACACCGTGCTCTTCGCCCGGACGCATGCCACGGGTGGTGTGAGAGACGGATACTTTCATGTCATAGATCGGGTTGGTTTCCAACAGGGCGTTAATCAGACTGGATTTGCCTGCGCCGCTCGGGGCCGACACAATGTATAGAGTACCTTTGCTCATTGCCTATTTTCACTCAGTGATAGAAGGGCGCGCAGATTATCATGATCCGCGCGCAAAAGAAATTAGCTGGTTGCTTGAAAATTCAACT
This Photobacterium gaetbulicola Gung47 DNA region includes the following protein-coding sequences:
- a CDS encoding guanylate kinase (COG0194), producing the protein MSKGTLYIVSAPSGAGKSSLINALLETNPIYDMKVSVSHTTRGMRPGEEHGVHYNFVSVEEFQELVEQGAFLEHAEVFGNYYGTSRPWIEQQLNKGIDVFLDIDWQGARQIRKQMPQAKSLFILPPSKEELERRLNARGQDSDAVIARRMQEARSEISHYNEYDYVIVNDDFDVALMDFKAIIRAERLKQDKQAAKYNSMLNALLAEQ